Proteins from one Salinispora arenicola genomic window:
- a CDS encoding amino acid adenylation domain-containing protein produces MQRTSTTTTAETTTSTRATGRTNLPASPYPIHPPEPLATLSPRDRALFVRFGYGPTESVAHTHIHHAFEYWATVTPEAVAVEDGDETITYRELDQRADQLAARLAASGVRPGDRVALFVRRSIPMVVGLLAALKAGAAYVPQHVDTVPPAQLQHVIHTADTRVIMTLAATADRIPVPDGHVVITLDDLGKTEPTDLIAGRFTPATPLPPDSPCYVLFTSGSTGRPNGVVVTHRNICNILLTSPGNLGIQPGWKVGQILNIAFDMASWEILGALSHGATLVIRGSDIVETMSRVDVIIATPTVLSRTDPDRCQRVKVVAVAGEPCPRALADAWSAVCAFYNACGPTETTIVNTMSRHRPTAERLTIGRPTPNNTVYVLDADLRPCPIGTVGEMWAGGDCVSAGYLSNARLTAERYALDPFLGHGRLMFRTRDLGRWTPDGELEHFGRTDDQVKVRGFRVELDSVSAILEAVPGCTRAATIKLDDRSLVSFVAPAEVDPDLARMAVSEALPYYCVPETVHTLPELPTTSRGKIDKLALRRLVTRQDQLVTSQEQGATR; encoded by the coding sequence ATGCAGCGCACCTCGACCACCACGACGGCAGAGACCACCACGTCGACGCGAGCCACCGGCCGTACGAACCTGCCCGCTTCGCCTTACCCCATCCACCCGCCGGAGCCACTGGCAACATTGTCGCCCCGTGACCGCGCGTTGTTCGTACGCTTCGGTTACGGGCCCACCGAATCCGTCGCCCACACTCACATCCACCACGCCTTCGAGTACTGGGCTACCGTCACTCCGGAGGCCGTGGCCGTCGAGGACGGCGACGAGACCATCACCTATCGTGAGCTCGACCAGCGAGCCGATCAGTTGGCGGCCCGGCTCGCCGCATCGGGTGTCCGTCCCGGCGACCGGGTCGCGTTGTTCGTCCGACGGTCCATCCCGATGGTGGTCGGCCTGCTCGCGGCCCTGAAGGCCGGTGCGGCCTACGTTCCGCAACACGTCGACACGGTGCCCCCGGCCCAGCTGCAGCACGTCATACACACCGCCGACACCCGTGTGATCATGACGCTCGCCGCCACGGCGGACCGCATCCCGGTGCCGGACGGCCACGTCGTGATCACGCTTGACGACCTGGGAAAGACGGAGCCAACCGATCTCATCGCCGGCCGTTTCACCCCGGCGACGCCGCTCCCGCCCGACAGCCCCTGCTACGTGCTGTTCACATCCGGCAGCACCGGCCGACCCAACGGGGTCGTCGTGACACACCGCAACATCTGCAACATCCTGCTGACCTCGCCGGGCAACCTCGGCATCCAGCCGGGCTGGAAGGTCGGCCAGATTCTCAACATCGCCTTCGACATGGCCAGCTGGGAGATCCTGGGTGCTCTCAGCCACGGCGCCACGCTGGTCATCCGTGGCTCGGACATCGTCGAGACGATGTCCCGCGTCGACGTCATCATCGCGACCCCCACCGTATTGAGCCGCACTGACCCAGACCGGTGTCAGCGAGTCAAGGTCGTGGCGGTCGCCGGCGAACCCTGCCCCCGGGCCCTCGCGGACGCCTGGTCCGCGGTCTGCGCCTTCTACAACGCCTGCGGTCCGACCGAAACCACGATCGTCAACACGATGAGTCGGCACCGCCCGACCGCGGAGCGACTCACCATCGGCCGACCGACACCCAACAACACCGTGTATGTGCTCGACGCTGACCTTCGCCCGTGCCCAATCGGCACCGTCGGTGAGATGTGGGCCGGCGGTGACTGCGTCTCGGCGGGCTACCTCAGCAATGCCCGGCTCACCGCCGAGCGGTACGCCCTCGACCCGTTCCTGGGGCACGGTCGCCTCATGTTCCGCACCCGTGACCTGGGGCGTTGGACTCCCGACGGCGAGTTGGAACACTTCGGACGGACCGACGACCAGGTCAAGGTCCGTGGTTTCCGGGTGGAGCTGGACTCGGTGTCCGCGATCCTGGAGGCCGTACCGGGCTGCACCCGGGCGGCGACCATCAAGCTCGACGACCGCAGCCTCGTCTCGTTCGTGGCCCCCGCGGAGGTGGACCCGGACCTCGCCCGGATGGCCGTGTCCGAGGCGCTGCCGTACTACTGCGTCCCCGAGACCGTGCACACCCTGCCGGAGCTTCCCACGACCAGCCGAGGAAAGATCGACAAGCTGGCACTCCGCCGCCTCGTCACCCGCCAGGACCAGCTCGTCACCAGCCAGGAGCAGGGGGCGACGCGATGA